A region of the Lagopus muta isolate bLagMut1 chromosome 2, bLagMut1 primary, whole genome shotgun sequence genome:
TGGCTATAGAGCTTGAGAAAAATGTTACAACAATTAAATGattcaaatataattttctttttaacgtTTTCATTCAGCCAGTAAGTTATAACATGTGAAAAGGGACATTCAAAGTCTATGTAACACTGTAAATGTACTACTTCACAACTAATTTTAATCAAAGAACAGTTATGACAGTCAAAAACAATTTATTACCTTGTTTATTGCCTTATGTTTTTATTGCAGGGCTGTGTCACAGTAGTGTGACTATTAATGTCTGATTATCTTATATCAGAaggtggcagcacagcacaattCTTAGCCTTGATTGTAGAAGTATGAGTGTTATTTCCTGAGATATTAGGTATATGTGAAGAATATGCAAAGCTACACTGGCTTGACAGAATAACACGAGTGCTGGGTAACTCGTAATGCAAATACAAGAATTAGTAAGTAATTAAGCTTGAGGAGGATagtgtttcatttctgcttaGAATATATCCTATGTCAGTGGCATCTGTGATTTTGCAAATGTTGCCATTGAGAGTATGACATCTAAGATGAAAACCATGACACAAAATTGTCATTGTGTCTGATCTACAAAACCTATATGAACATAAGCTAATTTGAactgtatttttgtatgttGGGAACTACACAGCAGAAACTGAAGCTTCTGAACTAAATGACAGTCGGGAGGAAACTAGAATTATCTATCTGTGCAGCAGGAACACAGCAGGAACACAAGGTCACCTCACTTTTGTAATTGTTGTCTTCTGAAGTTAGAATTTGTATCTTTATAGCATTTAATTAAACCTATGTTTTCGTGACCTTTCATCTCAATAGACTTCAAAGTGTTTTATTAACTATGCAAATGTAGGCTTTATTGCAGTTAAGCCTAATAATTACAGGAGATCAATTGAAAATTATCTTGCACACAGTAATGAACACAAGAGTAATAAGGAATTTTGGGGGAAACTGACAGGTATAATTATACCCTTCCAAAAGCTGCAAGATATGTAACACCTGTAAAAGTAGGCATTGCTTTCTGAGACATTATCTTAAAAGTCATAGAGGTGTGCTTATGCATGCAGGTACTCATACATGCGTACTCCTGTATGCTCGTTCTGAACTGATAGCTGTATTTGCCACAGCCACTCTTGTTTTGCAGAATCACTGACACAgatgttttactttctttcagagAGATTGGTTCAATTGTCAGGTCACTTGGTTGCTTCCCGACTGAGGCGGAGCTACATGAACTGCTTGCAAAGGTAAAGGATTTACATACTTTCTTTTATCTTGTCTTGAACTTGCACAAGTTTGACCCTTCTGCCTTGCTGTATGGAGAGCTGAGTTCTTTTCCACAGGTGAAAAGAGAAATTGCCATGTGTCATGGCAGTGAACTAGGCAGTCTTTCAGGTTGCTGTGAAACAAACCTTTATGCTGTTGAGAGAACAACACTGATGGCTTAAATTGGGGATTTTGACTGTCATTTACTACAGAAGGCCACTGTGACACTGAGCCATGGTGGAGGGCTGTCTGTAGAAAATGGAGGGATAGAATGTTTTTGGCTGTTGAAAAAGATTACCTTAAACTGCAATTAGATTGGATATCCAAACTCTAACTATCTACTTGCTCTGGACATGCCACAGACAAATTCTGGATgactaaataataaaaattattcttgAACAGGTATTAAAATTATACATAAAAATCCAaaaatatgcagagaaaagacatGGCAGTTTGTCTCCAACAGATTCTGTTACCACTGCATCTTATAGCCAGCCTGCTCAATTTTCAGTCCTTCTGAGGCCTATCCCAGTCTTGAGATTTCTCAGTTAGgtagtcttttctttcttgattaCTTAAGTCTGCAAGTCAGAATTCAAACATAAAGACTCTCAGAACTTAGAGGTCCTCCTGATGATGTGGAGAGATAAAGAACTTCTGCTGTCTTTCTCTACAGTTTTTCACCCGTGCTGCAATTTTTATCTCCTCAACATATGCTTTCTATATGTAATGGAAAGGCTGGAGTTATGGTGCCATGGCAGGGTGGGGTTAATACGTGGGGCAAAGTAGTGGGAAAAAGAATTTGCATAGTTTTTGAAAAGTAGTATACCTTAAGGAATGGACAGTTCTGGAGCTGAGAAGTGGGAGgggaatcttttctttttttttccatgtatacACTAGTGTCATGGTTTAACCCATCAGgcagctaagcaccacacaACTGTCCAGTGGGATGTGGGAGAGAATAATAAAGaagtagaacttgtgggttgagattAAAAactaatacagaaaaagaagggaaaaatgatgatgatgatgatgatgataataacTATCAATATTTAGAAAACAAGTAATGCACAGTCAGTTGCTCATCACTAACCAactgatgcccagccagtccccaGCTAGACTCTGCTTCTCTGGCCAACTTCCCCACTTTTATTGTTCAGCATGGTATCATATgatatggaatatccctttggccagtttaggtcTGCTGTCCTTATTCTGTCCCTTCACAGCTCCTTGTACATCCAAAGCCCCATCATTGAAGAAGCTGCAACATACTTGGCTATGTGCAGTACTGCTCAGCAGCAAGTGcaacattggtgtgttatcaactttctttttctcctaaagaCAAAACATGGCATCAAATTCACTCTAGCCCAGGTAAAACCAGGACAGTCAGGTTGCTGAGAGCgtctctcttttctttgtatgaTTATGTGCCTGTCTCTCATCAGTACTTGCTCCATCTCTTGTAGATCAGAATTTAACGAGAGAAACCTTGTGCACAGTCTTAGGTCTAGCAGTGCTAACTGCTTCAGATAATGAAGTGCAAGTAACAATTGGAGGGGAAAGATCTTTTAATGTGATGCTGCATTCTGTCTGCTGTCATTCTCTACTGTCAGTAGTAGATTATTCTAGCTTCCACTGACAAACAAGATAAAATGGAAAGATTATGATGCTTAGTAAAGATATTTTTACTGTCCAACAGATTTTTTGATTACAGTAAATGGGCAATATAATTGACTCAGGATACAGATTTAAGAAGGAGATGCTTTgacatagaattacagaatcttAGCTTTAGAGCTGAAGGGAACCTttggtcatctagtccaactcctctgcagtgaacatctcccCTCCAGACCAGAGGAACCTGGACAGTTAAAGTCCTGCCTCTTCCTAccaacttttttcccccttctgtttTTAGCATAATTGAAAATTTGAGATAAGTAATGTAACAAAGTGCAGTGTAATGCAGCTATGAGATGGGAAGTTCTTGAGatgcaatcacagaattgtaggggttggaagggacctccagagatcatcgagtccaacccccctgccaaagcaggttccctacagcaggtcgcacaggtaggcatccaggcaggtcttgaacatctccagagaaggagactccaccacctccctgggcagcctgttccagtgctccgtcacctcactgtaaagaagttcttgcgcacgtTTGTGACATATGATATATgcaatttgtttgtttgtatgagTAGGGAATTAAGGTTTTCAAGTGTTCATAAATGAAACCCTGATATAGGTTCAGTACCAGAAGAAGACTGCCTTGTGGAATCCTCAGTGTATTACGCTAATCACTAATATCAAGTTATCTAAATTTATATAAGGTACAATAAGGTACAATTACCATTGACTACGGTAATACCACTTACTCTAGATAAAGTAAAAATTTTTTCTGGTGGTCAGTTTCTCATCAAACTATTTCTCCAGTATTTTTGCCCTTTTTAAGCTGCggattatttctgtttttcactacCTCTCTGCAactcctgaaaggaggttgcatTGAGATgggtgtcagcctcttctcccaggtaacagcaataggaggAGAGCGATTGGCCTCAtgctgtgccagaggaggttcaggttggatattaagaagaattttttttctcagaaagtcTGATGAGGAATTGGAACAatttgcccagggaggtggtggagatATGAAACAGAATGAATGCTACAGTACATCTGTTATAGGAGCTGTGGATGTACCcaaagaagggaacagagcaACATCCATGGAGCTTGaacaaatactgttattttaaCAGCCactggggggggtgggggtggggggggggggggatgtaAATCTAGGTACTTATAGACTTGGGTAAAATTCTTACATTCAGTTTACTCTCACATCTATTTAATATTAGAAATAGGATTAATTTTAGCAGTTGAAGACTTTGCTAGGCCTGTACAGCCACTGGAATGGCAGCTATTCTAGAAGGTCAGAGGGAGTTGAGGTTTCTTACTACCTCAAAGGGCTAGGTCTGATGTCAGGAAGTTCTTCATAAACTTCATTCTGGATGCAAAGTacaaacacacaccaaaaagAGAGTCAAATCTGGATGACATTTGTCATATGTTATATATAGctattatatttcatttttgatctGGGGACTGTTGAACTAATACGAGTTGAAGCACAGATGTTCCCTAAAACATTCTTTGTACAGATAGCTCTCAAAGTTGTGATGCAGATCTGCATTTAAGCAACTTAATGATTTAGACAACACCCTACTCTCTGACCCAGCTCCCAGGAGGAAGGTTTATAGCATTAGATCTTCCTGGCTCAGTTAGACATTTCAAATCGGTGCCTATTTGAGTCTTCTTTCAACCTGAGCTGTGTCTGTAAAGAGCCTGGCAGGATGTGACTGTGAGACTACAATTTAAGCATCCAGTTTCAACACAGAAGCAAACTGGCTCCATTAAGAGCTCTGTTTGGAGATAAAACTTTGAACTTTTAGGGAGAAGATGCGTTCAAGTTGTAGGGAGCAGTCTTTTACCATGTAATGCCATCAGAATGCTACTAGAAGTCCATGATGTTTTGGGACTAATCTGTTAATTTATTTGAGAGGCAAAGGGAAGCTTTTCTTCTAGGCGACTGTGAGACatgctccccccccccctcaggATGTGACACAGCAGGACCTCCCcagctctatgattgatgtgtggcacatgCTTTAGGGGTGTAGACGAAGCACATAAGGTATATAAGCTAGGGTTCACGtgtaataaatgccattttgctGTCCATCATATTGGTGTATACGTGCAGTTATTTGGTCCTGACGTGGTTAGGGTTAGTAGcataggaggcaatgcaacagtgCAGTAATTTATGGACTGACTTAGGACTGTTTCAGACTGCCCTGACTCCATCTGTCTGCTTCTCTGGACCTTCTCTTTGTGACTCTTTGGCTACAGAACTTATGGAGGCAATAAATTCCATCCTTGAGATGTACTAGACAGGGTCTGTGTCTAAATTAGCGCATTAAATGTGCCCAGAAATATCCTTGGGAACTGAAGccagctggcacagagcagcccatgTTTATGATAGTAAATGTTTTATGCTAGGTGGCTGTACTAAATGGCTGCTGGGGAGAAGTGCCCACAGACCCAATGCCCAAACTGGACCTGGTAGCTGTTGGGCAAAAGTTTTTGATGGCATAGGCCAAAACCACGCTGGGGAATGTGGTGACAGTGTGCTGTGATGGATGATCATGTTGCACATCCTGGGGATGCTTCAGGTCATACCTGCCTTCACTAATATAATTGTGGTCTGAATTTTAAAACCACTGCTGAGTTATTGTGAGAGATTAGTTAGGTGTCCAGATCTGCTGCTTAAATGGCTTCTAAGCACAAGAGGGCAATATTGAGTTGTTGAAAGTTTCTGAAGTAGCAGGCATATGTTTTATCTGGGAGattatttcttccttgaatTCTGTTTGAGCAGAAGTACTTCAGGCATATGTTATGGTGCCATGTGACATTAACTTCACACATAAACTTCATATAAATACTCAAAAGTCTATATCTGTAATTATTGCAGGGCTCACCTGACCTCAATTTTCTGATTGTTCTATTAGTTTGCTAATGATTCATATAACCTACCATGCTTAAGTCTTATTTTTAGGTAGAAGAAGAACCACCTACTGGATATGTTCATctagaaaaatttcttccagtGATGACAAAAGTATTAATGGACAGAAGGTAATGTAAACTGGGTCTTTAGTTTACTCCATGGTTGATTCTGAATGAATTTATCTGCAGTAATTTTATTTAACTCGAAggaatacagattttttttttttaaattgttaagTAGTGAGACTTCTAGTTCATAATTATATGTCTACATAAAATTATGTTATTATTTGTACCAATAGTACATCAGCTTATAATAATTGTGGTAACATCTAGCTATTGTATTTTTAACGTGAATCAGAATTACTTTGCTATTTcaactctgaaaatattttatatacaaataAGGTCACAGCCATTACTTTATCTGTGTTACAGTTGCTTGAGAAGCATGGTCTgtgaaagtgtatttttaataagttGTATAAATCAGCTTCACGTTCATGTCTCAAAGTGACTGCCAGGTACTGTTGAATATATACAACGAGCACTCTGCTGATCTAAAATATTTGCTGATCTACAAGTCTGGAAAAAGAGTGCTGTTCATTATTGAAAGGTACATACAAATCTTTGGATGTACGCAGGAACTTGTGCTATTTTGATATTTTGCACAAAAAGTAGTCTTAATTATAGGGAGTTTATCTTTTTAAAGGCAGTAACCAGGGGTTTAGTCTTGCCCAAAACTCAGAAGCTATTTTGTACATGGAGCTCTTTTGGTGTTCTACACATGAAATAGCTATGGGATTTCCCTCAAATGTCTCACAGCATCCTGCAGTATGGGGCACTCCCTGAGGCTGTGTTGAGTCCTTGTGCCTGTGCCTGGACAGGGACCAATCAATGATGTTCGTTCCAGCACACTGGCACGAGTGCATTGCCTTCCCAGTCTTCTGCACTTCTGCACCTTTGCCTTCTCTGGCCTTCATGGCCTGTTTCTGGGTTAACACTGATGTTCAACCCTTCACAAAGCGATGCCTTGCTGCCCCAggctctctcctcctcctcctccaccccatcgacacaaacacacacacaagaacaCACATTTTTCCAGGCTAGCTCAGGCTTGTTGAGACTCACATTTATCTTCTAATGCCGTGTCTATAGTTCACTTTATCCAAGGGCACTTGAGATCTGAATCATAAAGAACAATTTGGTTTTTAGATAGTAAAAGAGTGAAGTGAGTCTGGATGAAACAAccaagcattttaaaatgaaagctgtgaaaTCAGGTGCACTATTGGCGCACACATacacccagtgctgtgctctgtggaaCTGTTGCCTGTTGTCAGCTCAATAGACTGTCAAAGTCCCACTAGGTGATCCGTTGCTTAGCTACCAGCCTACCTGgacaaaactttgttttcttggtttgGCAATTTTCTGTTCCCTGCATTTGCTATGTGGAGTGATTCAGCAACTATTGATTCCTAGTAACTCACTCAGCCTGCTCAGACATGCAAAAGCAACTCATTTGGCTTCTTAGCACAAAGAGAATGAAACAGGAATACAATGAAGGATACGGGGTGAACATATGGAAAGTTCCATAAAGTCAAACTGGACTTAAATGTTTAATAGACAAACTAGGAAATAGGTTTTTCCTTTCTACTactcatattttattatttcagaaaggTACAGCAGCCTTACAAACTTAACTCTTTTCTGATTCAATGGTTTCAGCTACAGGCCTATTCCAGAAGATGTTCTTCTACATGCGTTTGAGGTCTGTAACTAAATATTCAGGTACCTAattgctggggaaaaaagtagCTGATGTAGTATGATGAAAACACAACAGTTTATCCCTTTTATTTAAAGGCTTTAGATGAGAATAAAAGTGGATACATTACTAAAGAGGATCTGGTGAAACATATGACTGAAGAAGGTAATATGATTTTTATAATATCACTGTTTATGTAAATAAACATTACATGTGTATATGGCACCTTGCAGTCCTAATTCTTCAAGCCGAAACTTGCAGGAATAGGTACACCATCTTCAGGCAATCCTGTTGCCTTCATGAGTGTGTATAGAGTGGAACATTTCCCTGGTGAATAATGCGGGGAATTAACATGTATCTGCCTTTTTGCAGATATTATAAGATCTTAAAGACTCATAATCTAGTCTTGTGAATATTTTGTGATTCCGTGCACATTTTTGTGCTTCCTAAGGatgtgacttcttttttttcctccctctaaAACCTCAGTTTAGATTTTGAAACGTTTCAGGCAATTTCAGTACTCATTCATTCCTGCATTATCTTGATCTTATTCTAGTGCCCTTTGCAAACAAGGATCCAAAGACCAGATTTAAGTTGCATATCATGTAATTTTCAATATCCCTTGAAGAGCCTGCTTTTCTTGCATGGCTGAGTCATGCCTGCCTGCCTCAAGTACAAAATGACAAGCATGCCTTGTGCAAGACTGGGTGTTCTGGAGCTTGTGAATTAAATGTGAATCAAAAGATCCAAGccctctgtcttcttttttaaactaGCTGGCTTGGCATGCAGGACTTCTGCATTTGCAGAAGTGAAGGAACTGGATTCTTTTTTCTGCACATAAACACGGAAAAAATATCCTTGCGGGAGAGAAATGGTGATTTGTAAGCCCTGAAAAGAATAATTACCAAGACAAAGTgttactttcctttctttttcaggtgAACCGTTTACtgaggaagaaatggaagagatgCTCTCCAGTGCTCTAGATCCAGAAACAAATGCAGTTCATTACAGAGACTACATTTCAATGATGATAGTAGATGAAACTGATCATCTTCCACAGTAGATTCTGAGGTGCCTTTTGGTAACAGCAATGTAGCTTAGCAGTTGGTTGAAATTCTGAGTATAACAAAACACAGTGTGTGACCTTGTGCTTATAATTAAATTCAAATCTGTGTAGTTATATTTCCTTAGATTCTGTCTATATATTTAAATCTATTCACACTTGGAAAAGGAGTTCTTGACAGAAATAGTATGTaagatttggaaaagaaattatgGAATTTGGtctgaaaaataacaggaaagaTAATGGAGTCCAGAAATGACTTTGCAATTGCTGCTGCAAAAGTGATGGAAAAGTGAGACTGGGAAAACAGATGATAAGTAGGTGAGTATTTTAATACAACTTGAATAGTGAGGGCATGCTACTATGATAaagcttttgtatttaaatgcaaTCCCTGTTTGTGTTTAACAAATGAGGCATTGATTGCtacatttgaaataatattgCAGGTGAAttaaattttctgcagtttgtaGGTCTTACCAAATGCACTTGCATTTTGTTCACCATAGGCAATTAAACTGGACCAGTTAGTCCCATTGTGTGTTACTTATCCACTGGCATACAGTGCTTCTATTTTAAACATGTAGTTAACCCTCAAACCATCACTAGATCAcactttcaaacaaaataatactTGAGAACATTTCTGTTACTATATGCAACAAACAGACCTGTTTCACAATCAGTTTGAAAATCAGGAGCTTGAATTGTTAAAAATTTAGGAACATAGGACTGgaatttaattttcataaatGGATGAAGAATCATCATTTGAAAGATGTTAGTGTGGAATACTTTCTCTCCAGTGCTTTTCCTGGAAGATGGCTgcagacctcactgctcttcttTAGCATTTTCTTGATTGTTACTGTACTGTTGTCCTTTAACGTGACTTTCACTTCTTTCCCCTTGAGTTCCTTCTGTGTACTTTGTGTTCTAACAACTGATGAGCATTTGCTGCGGAAGTTCTTAGCTTGTTGGAGAAGATCTGTGGTCTGGTCCCCTAGGGCGGCATCTTGCGCTTTGTGCTCCACACCTTCTGCCCCATTTCTGTTCTTCTAATTTGTCACTTTTATCGCTCCTGCATATACTCTGTATCCCAATTCTGTGTCATCAGACTTCATCATCTGATAAAAGCTGGGGGAAACTGACATACAGACAAACATCTTCTCCCCTTTATACTCTTCTTGTGGCAGAGCTGAGAACAAGGCAATGGAGtcttcattttttgtcttttgttctaTCCTTGTGAGCTAGAAACTCAGGGTTCTCAGACATGAGCAAGAGAGCTGCTATGCTTCATAAGGAAGAGATTAGCTTAATTCAGTGTGGTGATGGCAATcagaaagagaatttttaaatcctctttgtatttctgtatcCTGAGTTATATCCCACTGACCTCTTCTTAAACAGTATGACAGCAGAGTGTTAATACAAGTAAACATTTGCCTAGATCTTAGCTTTATTTCCATAGTGGGAATCACTATGGCACTATGCAATACACTCTTGTTAATACATTTActatgtatttcatttctttcttagtaagaatgaaaaacaaaggtaaTGACGGGATTATAATGTATGAAGATTTttgaagataaaagaaagagcagcgaagatccatttaaaaaaattagtctTTGTTAATCTCCCTTTGGAAGCTGCAGTTATTTTCCCTAGGTGAATCCTTCTTCCATTTGATACATGTTGTTTTGTGCTAGATCTCTAACACAGCTGGCATGAATACAAGTTTCATTCATATTCTGCAGTCTGGGAGCCACTGTCAGCCTCATCTTAGATGTCAGCAGAAAGATGCTCATTTCAGGATTTCAGGAAACAATTTTGtagctcacagtgctgcagagagcacaaTTTGTGTCTGGTGGTGCTACCCCAGAGGCCACTTCAACTACAGCTGCATCAAATCAGAATGCCCATGTGCAACACAGTTACAATTCCTAGCAAAGACAGGATCCTAACATATGTCCTTTGATGATATATATGTATCTTTTATCATACAATCTCAAATGCAAAGGAAGTAGGTACTCCTCTGGTCTTTTTGAAGGGTATTACTCCTCCAAAAAGATAATGCGTGAGTACAGCAAATAGAAGCAAAGCAGTCTTGACTTTGAGCATAAGCAACCAAATTCAGTAACCTGCAGTTTCCAAACTGTAGATGAAGAAAGGGTCCAAAAACAGTCTCAATCTCTGTAAGGGCCTAAGAGCAGAGCACTTCCTGTCAGCTAGGATCACCTAGCCTGATTGACTTGTAAAGGAGCTGCCCCATGGGTTCCCTGGAGAGTAGCCAATTAGTATTAATTCTTCCATTGCACTTGTCTTCAATGCTGTCCCAGCCCATGCTGTGCCCAGCTGCTCCCCCTAGTAATGCTGGGCTGCCTGAAAGTCCCAGGTTGGACTCTCTGTGCATCCTGGGGATGAGCAGGTTCCTGTACCCTAGGGACTGCTGGTCAGAGAGAGGCTTAGGAAACCATTTTGCTCTCTCTAAATgaacaatttgtttttaaattttaaattcagGGAGAGAAATTCATCCTCATCTTTGAGGTAGACAAATGTAACTTCATGCTGCTGAGTGGTTGTGAGCTGTCTCTTGCTACACGTCTGCCTGTTTGTGCTGGctgttttccctcttccctcaaGATCAGGAACCAGGATAGAGGAGTGGATTGTGCCAGGAAGCCTCTAGGGAGAAACCAGCCTAGCACCTGGACTAGATCCACAGAAGGAAGTAGTAGAGCCAAAGCTTTGCAGCAACTGAGGAAGTTAGAGGCTTTTTGACCTAATtgtgggagggagggggaacTCATTGGatatggagaagaggaaaaaagaagtagagaagagcaagaagaaatcaaagaagCAAATGCTGGAAACCATCTACAAATATAACTGAATCAGCAGGCTGTTTACACCACTGCTGCAAGTTGCAAACTGGACAGGACCCTGCTTGTTCAAAACATGAAGTAGGTTCAGCTGTGTCAGAGCAGATCTTGCATATAGGGAGACCTTCTCCCTAGTCTTACTGATAGTGCAGAGGAACTCTTCTAGAAGTTGAACTGATAGTTTGGAGTCCAGTTGCTTGTATTCTGGGTAGTATATTGTTTCTCATGTTTCCATCATCAGCTTCATAGCTGTTTGTTTGCAGTACTTTTTCTCTGCTCGCAGCAGAGGGCTTCAACATTCTCTCGCTGTAATATATACCAGGATGGTATTTGGAGTTAGGGACTGAGAGATGCAGCAAGTAGCTGTTGTGGAAGGGGAAGCATGTTTTTGGACATCTGGGTCTGGTAGGGGAGAAGATGAGAGCAAGGGACAGAGAAAGCTTTTTTACTCTGAGGACAGACAGGTagtggaacaagctgcccagggaggttacGTAGTCTCTATCTCTGGATGTTTTTAAGATTGAAAAGTACAAAGCCCTGAGCACCCCAGTCTGATTGCAGAGCTGACCTTGCGTTGAGCAGGGGTTGGACAAGGGACCTCatgaagtcccttccaacctgaattgTGACATGATCTTATAATCTGTGGAGCCATTTGTCAGATTCTTCTAATTAAATATGGGTTGTTGTCATGGATGAGTCCCTTCTGAGAGGAGTAGAGAGCCTGATATGCTGACCAATCCTGACCCATGGGGAGATCTGCTGCCTTTTGCTCTCCTTCACACAGCTAATGCCTTACTGCTTGTCTGGCAACAATTATTAAGACAGTATCAGCTGCTGATCTCAGGGTGTCATTTATGACTGGATTTGTTGCCCCTGAAATCAACACTGGCAAAACTTGTCAATAGTAAGGAGAAGGACTGAGGCGTTTAGTTTCAGGGCAAGCTTGGCTGGGAATGCTGGAGGCCagccagggctggggctggaaaggggaagctgtgatttttttttttttttttttttttaagttctgtaACATACTGTTACCATTGTGTAAGTGTCTCAATAGTAAAGCATCAACTGTGATTGTGCCCAATACCTCCAAGAGATGTTGGGTAGGTCATATAATCTCTCCCTAGCTGAACTTTCCATCTATAAAGTCAGAGTAATTACAGAGGACACAGAATACCTATTTTATCTACCTGAACTGTCAACTTTTTGTATCACTAACTCTGATGTTTGTGCAATGTCTGTTACTGTGATGTTCTGATCAGAATCAGTGCCTACAAACCTCTCTGCCATATCACAAAATTCTCAGCCTTCAGGCCTTTTGTTTCAGACTGTACACTCGGGTCACAACTTTTAAACAGGTCAGTGTGCAGCAagtatgtttgttttcattgaaCACAGCTCTGTTTCATAGTGCCTCATGCTGTGATAGGCTTGATTGTAAAAGTAACTGTTGAAACATTTGGTCTTACTGTTGGAGGAGTTTTGGGCAACATCAGTATGAGATATGGGAACT
Encoded here:
- the EFCAB2 gene encoding dynein regulatory complex protein 8, with translation MAEEGSREDGVVAEIERKITEAFEAFDHEGSETVDVREIGSIVRSLGCFPTEAELHELLAKVEEEPPTGYVHLEKFLPVMTKVLMDRSYRPIPEDVLLHAFEALDENKSGYITKEDLVKHMTEEGEPFTEEEMEEMLSSALDPETNAVHYRDYISMMIVDETDHLPQ